Genomic segment of Colletotrichum destructivum chromosome 5, complete sequence:
GAGGCCTGCGAGAAGGATCACGTCCGCCGCTCCACGGGTGACATCGCTCGATGAAGCTGCGCTGCCGAGCTGCACACCCACGTCTGCTTGCGTGACAGCCACCGCATCGTTGGTACCGTCGCCAACAAACATgacgagcttgccctcgGACATGAGCGAGGCGACATAATCCCGTTTCTGGGCCGGGGTTCGCTGGGATGCCACATTGGGAATTCCAACCTGAGCGGCAACGGACTCGACTGCACGCTTTTGGTCGCCGGAGACGAGGTGCACGGCGATATTGCGACGGGCAAGCTGGGCGATGACTCTGGATGCCTCTGGGCGGAGACGGGTACGCAATCCGAAAAGGGCGATAGGGTCACTGTCGCGAGTGATAACCAGAATAGCCATGCCTGCATCTTGGAAACGGGTGACGGAGGGTAGGGAGTTAACATTGGTCCAGGATGGGTTTCCGGCACAGACGGTATGTCCATCAAGAGTGGCCTCGACACCAGCCCCCGGGATAACTCGGGAATCGGTGACTTTGACTTCAAGAGTTGCACGCGGAGCGAGGTACTTGGCGATAGCCATGGATACCGGATGTTTGTTGCCTGCAACGAGGGCCTTGGTGACGGCACGAGCTTCATCCTGGCCCGCGAGAAGAatttcttcttcaaccaCGTCCAGCTCTCCTTCTGTGATGGTCCCAGTCTTGTCGAATACGACGTCGCTGACCCTTCGAGCCCTCTCCGTGCACTCGGCCGATTTGATAATGACGCCTCCGCGAGCAGCAATtccgccggcgacgaccagAACCATCGGGacggcgagaccgagagcGCAAGGGCAAGAGACGGCGAGAACAGCAATGGCATAGGTGATTGCCTGGGCAACTGCCTTTCCGACAGGTTGTTGGCGAACCTTAAGGCCGATAATGACCcagatgacgacgacaacgacagccaCTGAGGTAACGACGGGAACAAACCAGCTGGCCACGCGGTCGGCAATGTCCTGAATTCTCGGCTTTGAGTTGGctgcttcctcgacgagctccgcGATGTCGGTCACAGTGTTCTTCCCAGGAAGACGAGTGAGCTGGACCACCAGTGTCCCTGAGCCGTTGATGGTTCCCGCAATGACGGTATCGTGCTGCTTTTTGAAGACAGGCATGTTCTCGCCAGTCAACATAGACTCGTCTACTTCGCTGGAGCCGTTCATAACCAAACCGTCGGTGGGCACAGTTGAGTGTGGAAGGACCTTGAACTTGTCGCCATACTGAAGTAGACGAGCGTCGATCTCGACATCCCTTCCCTTTTCCACAATGACAGCGGTGGCAGCCTGGAGCGAGCGGAGTGAAACAGCTGCAACGGCACGAATACGCGCGAAAGCGGCAGtgaggcggccgagaagtACTAGAGTAATGAGTAGAGTACTTGTCTCGAAAAACTCGCGGGGGTCTAAAGGTCGGCCCGCCATGTGAAACCCAAACCCTATGATTGAATAGACATAAGCGGCAGTGATGCTGATAACGACCAGCATGTCCATTTCGATGGCACCGCTGTGCACAAGAGATGAAATGGCTGGTTTGTAAAAGTCGGGCACGGCGATAAGCTGCACCAGTGTCGCAAGCACGACCGAAACTATGGAGCGCGTCTTCGGTTCAAGCTTCTCACCCCAGGCGAAAACCACGACGGGGACGGTGAGGGCTGCGGAGAGGACCGTTTTCATCAACTGATCGTACATCCTCTTTCTTCCACTCGCGATGGAGGGATCATCGCGGGGCGGTGCTAGTCTTGTCGCGAGCGGTCCGAACTTGTCGAGGAGGGTTCGGGCTCCAATGACTGCTGGGTCGTAAGTAACTCTGACCACCTTCTTGTCGACAATGCTGACTTCATTGACACCCATGATCGCAAGGTCCGTCATCATCTTAGCTTCCGCGCCTGCGGCGAGTATGTCGAGCGTCTGGTCATCACTTGACATGCGGGTGCAGTGAAACCCAGTGGCTCGCTCCGTGTTGCGGATgatgtcctcggccttgccTGCAGCGCCGTCGAACATGAACTCCGCATTGCCCATGACGAAGTTGACACGCACGCCAGAAACGCCAGGAACCGCCTTGAGCGTTCTCTCGAGCTTATTACCGCATCCAGAACAAGTCATGCCGTCAACGACAAGAGCGATATGCTCTAGCCCGGCATCCTTCTCGACATCCTTCTCCGCGGTTCGGGATAGAGGCACCGGCCCTTTTGCAAGAGCAGAGGGAAGGCCGACGTCGTGTCCGCTGCAGCAGTCAGACCGGTCGTCTCGAGCGGGCATGATGGCCATGTCATGATCGTGAGTAGCGCTCGACTTCTTGCCGCGTCGCTTAATGccgtggcggtggtgatggtgatgctTGTGTTGACCGTGAGCATGTGCGGACGTCTGCGCCTCGACAGGCTCTCGGGCCTTTTTTGCAGTAGCAGGAGGCTTCGCTGGAACGagagcggcagcggcaccgGGTTGCTGTTCGACGCAACAAGTGGTCGGCAAGCCGCGATCGAGGATGCTACGACAGATGCAACGGGCCGACTCAAGATAGGCGCTGTACTTCTCGAAGGCCTTGGAGAGATGGGTGCTACAAGCCGAGGCCGGATGATGTCCGTCCTTATCGTGGGTATGTTTGTGATCGACAGCGCCTAGGAGCGTGAGTTCCGAGATGGACTGACTTTGGTTAGGATGCAATGCCATACCATCATGAGCGGTATCGTCGTCGCAAGTCTTCTCACActcaacggcggcagcagcgatTATGCATTTTTCTGTCGCACAGCATCAGTAAAAAGGCATATCGTACCAGCACAGATGACGTACCGTCGCAGTTCTCTTCCTTGGAATTGCAGCACTCAAGCTTGACGGAGCGGCATGTAGAGTCATCGTCATTGTCGGAGTCGCAGTCGGTATCCGCATCGCAGTTCTCGTCAAGGCAGGGAACCGCCTCAGCACCGTCGCAGTTTCCATCACCGGCGCagttgtcgtcggcctcgacttCGTGGCCATGGTCGTGTCCGTGGTTGACCTTGTCAGCTGGGCCGGCGCATCCCTGACCCTTGACAGGCTCGTCGGAGCAGCATCCGGAGCCCATAGTATCGCGATAATACTGTTTTGCTTGCTAACTCTGCTGCTCAAGAGGGAGACGACGCGAGGAAAAAGGAAGGGTTTGGAGATGTTTGGAGGAAAAGAGTGCGTTTGCTTCAAGAGTGGCAGTTACGTTACGTGAAGGTTACCTACCTTACCCAGGTGTACTCCCTGACGCCGAAAGCGGAGATGCCCCGACGCCAATACTGACGGGGTTTGAGGTATGAATTTCCAGGGTGACATGCAAGAGGCCCCCTCGCAAGCAATTTTGCAACAATGTCTCTCATTCGCTCTTTGTTTTTCTGTGCCCATGTTGCGTACTCTAGGCGTTCCAGTGGCACTGCAATGCGAGTCATCAACAGACACTTGCGTAATCCTCCCACTGGCATCAGTCCATCGTCATCTCGCCAAAGATACGCCAGAACAAAGCGTCTGGTCAGCTGATGGGACGAGCGATCCGAGAGCTCGTTGTTAAAGACTAACTGCACCGCTTGGGATGGAGAACCGAGCCAACTTACACCATTTGCGTGCAAGGTAAGAATATATCAATGTAGTGTGTTTAGTGTAGTTTGgagtcgacgatgacgacgacttcaGACGATGAAGCTTCGTCGCAGCTCCTGGGTATGGGGAGCTGCCCAAATCGTCGTTCGGCCCCACCCCGACCGAGACCTGGGCATTGGAATATTTTTTTGCGTTGATTAATATGTATGTATTGCTTCACAGATGCAAGTTTTTTTATTTTACGGACGTGAGACCAAAACGTCTGGGACTTGTCTGACCTACCTACTTGACTCACGTTTCAGCTAGGACCTGTTTGgcggccccccccccccccccccccccccccgtcagGAACATGCCGTCGTGGCTGCGTGTAAGTGAATCCTATTTCGACATTCGGTCTGTTTGAGACTGTACTCTTCAAGAACGATCGATCGGGTTATGCTCACAGAAGAACAAGCCGGAGGATCCAGATGCAAATATAATTGACATTCCCACCAAGAGATGAGCATTTGGACCGTCATCGAAAAGTCATGTATGCATTCCAGCATTCCCCCCGAGCCCGGCTCCACTCTTTCCCGTCGTAGACGCCACCATGATTAGATATGCAAAGTGTCAAATgatcgccgccctcctctATTGCCCATTACTTGCAACATGGTATCTCATCACCAAGCAATCATTGGTATCGTGCGAGTGAAacaagagaaaagaaaagtgAGCAAGACTGCTCGCTCAAAACGACACGGCAAAGTTCATCTTCCCAAGACCACTCATGTCCCTTTCCTTCCCGAACGTGGTGACACGCTCCAGCGGCGCTTCCTCCGCCCTTGTGGCGAGGGTGCTGCCTGGCGACCACGTTGTCGGGACCGTCTGACCACCGTCTTCCGACTCCCACGTCGACACAGTCGACACCGAGCCGAAACTTGTGCGCCTGTCCTGCGGCGCTTGCACACACTGGTAGAAGCCCTCGCGGCCCTTGACGGGGCGGGGGAAATTGGTGACGGAGTCGTGGCTGATGCTCCGCTGATGGTGCTGCCCTGCTGCACCACTGGGGAACAACCAGCTGG
This window contains:
- a CDS encoding Putative P-type ATPase, heavy metal-associated domain, HMA, P-type ATPase, A domain superfamily, whose amino-acid sequence is MGSGCCSDEPVKGQGCAGPADKVNHGHDHGHEVEADDNCAGDGNCDGAEAVPCLDENCDADTDCDSDNDDDSTCRSVKLECCNSKEENCDEKCIIAAAAVECEKTCDDDTAHDGMALHPNQSQSISELTLLGAVDHKHTHDKDGHHPASACSTHLSKAFEKYSAYLESARCICRSILDRGLPTTCCVEQQPGAAAALVPAKPPATAKKAREPVEAQTSAHAHGQHKHHHHHRHGIKRRGKKSSATHDHDMAIMPARDDRSDCCSGHDVGLPSALAKGPVPLSRTAEKDVEKDAGLEHIALVVDGMTCSGCGNKLERTLKAVPGVSGVRVNFVMGNAEFMFDGAAGKAEDIIRNTERATGFHCTRMSSDDQTLDILAAGAEAKMMTDLAIMGVNEVSIVDKKVVRVTYDPAVIGARTLLDKFGPLATRLAPPRDDPSIASGRKRMYDQLMKTVLSAALTVPVVVFAWGEKLEPKTRSIVSVVLATLVQLIAVPDFYKPAISSLVHSGAIEMDMLVVISITAAYVYSIIGFGFHMAGRPLDPREFFETSTLLITLVLLGRLTAAFARIRAVAAVSLRSLQAATAVIVEKGRDVEIDARLLQYGDKFKVLPHSTVPTDGLVMNGSSEVDESMLTGENMPVFKKQHDTVIAGTINGSGTLVVQLTRLPGKNTVTDIAELVEEAANSKPRIQDIADRVASWFVPVVTSVAVVVVVIWVIIGLKVRQQPVGKAVAQAITYAIAVLAVSCPCALGLAVPMVLVVAGGIAARGGVIIKSAECTERARRVSDVVFDKTGTITEGELDVVEEEILLAGQDEARAVTKALVAGNKHPVSMAIAKYLAPRATLEVKVTDSRVIPGAGVEATLDGHTVCAGNPSWTNVNSLPSVTRFQDAGMAILVITRDSDPIALFGLRTRLRPEASRVIAQLARRNIAVHLVSGDQKRAVESVAAQVGIPNVASQRTPAQKRDYVASLMSEGKLVMFVGDGTNDAVAVTQADVGVQLGSAASSSDVTRGAADVILLAGLEGIPFVLDVSRASFHRMVFNFVWSAVYNVLAILLAGGAFVPVNFSIPPAYAGLGEMVSVIPVIIAAMTMVMKRNRSEA